The Nitrospira sp. genome contains a region encoding:
- the nuoL gene encoding NADH-quinone oxidoreductase subunit L: MSDLTDLLIKLIPVFPLLAVIANGLLGSRYSHDMAHRLAWGSVGLSFLCTVAVFADVLRTGATHEVIAYRWIFGGDLTINLAYLVDPLTCAWLLVVTGVGFLIHVYSVGYMHGEVGFTRFFTYMNLFMVSMLLLVMGNNYLVLFIGWEGVGLCSYLLIGYYYDKVTAAKAATKAFVVNRIGDAGFLVAIFLVFINFRTLDYTKVFAQVGQLSPDMATAIALCLFIGAIGKSAQLPLYTWLPDAMEGPTPVSALIHAATMVTAGVYMVVRNHVIFDLSPLAMSVVAFVGGGTALFAATIGLVQTDIKRVLAYSTVSQLGYMFLGCGIGAYTAAVFHVMTHAFFKALLFLAAGSVIHALSGEQDIRRMGGLSKRIPWTHRLFLIGTIAIAGLPPLAGFWSKDEIMAHAFTHHHYLLYSMAAVGALMTSFYMFRLTYLTFYGSSRIDHHTEGHVHESPMVMIGPLMVLAFLSCVGGLVLGFPPEQGWLHGFLTSVVGAAGEHEAGAGMVFLLMGVAIVIALMGWGLAHFLYAVSPVTADGWAEQFSGLYRILWNKYYVDELYDLIFVEPFKRLGAILDWFDRTVIDGIVRGVGRLADWGSAGSTWIEKYIIYAGLNVIGYSNHLAAREGRKMQSGMVHHYAAIIIAGIFLLALVVQLVVQM, encoded by the coding sequence GTGTCTGATCTGACGGATCTGCTCATCAAACTGATTCCCGTTTTTCCGCTGTTGGCAGTCATCGCGAACGGCCTATTAGGGAGTCGCTACTCTCATGACATGGCCCATCGATTGGCCTGGGGGTCGGTCGGGCTCTCGTTCCTCTGCACAGTCGCTGTATTTGCCGATGTCTTGCGGACCGGAGCGACTCACGAAGTCATTGCCTACCGATGGATTTTCGGCGGTGATCTCACGATCAACCTCGCGTATCTGGTGGATCCTCTCACCTGTGCTTGGTTGCTGGTCGTCACCGGCGTGGGTTTTCTCATTCACGTGTATTCCGTCGGCTATATGCACGGAGAGGTCGGGTTCACGCGCTTCTTCACCTACATGAACTTATTCATGGTCTCCATGCTGCTGCTCGTCATGGGGAACAACTACCTGGTGCTCTTTATTGGGTGGGAGGGCGTCGGACTCTGTTCGTATCTCTTGATCGGCTACTACTATGACAAGGTTACCGCTGCGAAAGCTGCCACCAAGGCGTTCGTTGTCAACCGGATCGGTGACGCTGGGTTTCTCGTCGCCATTTTTCTCGTCTTTATCAACTTTCGGACGCTCGACTATACGAAGGTCTTCGCCCAGGTTGGACAACTATCTCCCGATATGGCCACTGCGATAGCCCTGTGCCTTTTCATTGGGGCGATTGGGAAGTCCGCGCAACTTCCACTGTACACGTGGCTCCCCGATGCGATGGAAGGTCCGACACCGGTGAGCGCACTCATACACGCTGCGACGATGGTCACAGCCGGTGTCTATATGGTGGTCCGGAATCACGTGATCTTCGATCTCTCTCCTCTCGCGATGTCCGTGGTCGCGTTTGTCGGTGGAGGGACTGCTTTGTTCGCGGCAACCATCGGACTCGTACAAACCGACATTAAACGTGTCTTGGCCTATTCGACCGTGAGCCAACTCGGATACATGTTCCTGGGTTGCGGAATCGGTGCCTATACGGCAGCCGTGTTTCACGTCATGACGCATGCATTCTTCAAAGCGCTGTTGTTTTTGGCTGCCGGCTCGGTCATCCATGCGCTGTCGGGCGAACAGGATATCCGAAGGATGGGTGGACTGAGTAAACGCATACCCTGGACCCATCGTCTATTTCTGATCGGTACGATCGCGATCGCCGGGCTTCCTCCGTTGGCGGGCTTCTGGAGCAAAGACGAAATTATGGCCCATGCCTTCACCCACCATCACTACCTTTTGTATAGCATGGCTGCCGTCGGCGCACTGATGACCTCTTTTTATATGTTTCGTCTCACGTATCTCACCTTCTACGGTTCCTCGAGGATCGATCATCATACGGAGGGGCATGTGCACGAGTCTCCTATGGTGATGATTGGGCCCTTGATGGTGCTTGCGTTCTTGTCGTGCGTAGGCGGATTGGTCTTGGGATTTCCTCCCGAACAAGGTTGGCTGCATGGCTTTTTGACATCGGTCGTCGGAGCGGCGGGTGAGCATGAAGCCGGTGCGGGAATGGTGTTTCTGTTGATGGGTGTAGCCATCGTCATCGCATTGATGGGATGGGGGCTCGCCCATTTCCTCTATGCGGTGAGCCCGGTTACCGCGGACGGATGGGCTGAACAATTTTCCGGCCTCTATCGGATTCTCTGGAACAAGTACTATGTCGACGAACTGTACGATCTGATCTTCGTCGAGCCCTTCAAGCGTCTAGGCGCGATCCTTGACTGGTTCGATCGCACGGTCATTGACGGCATCGTGCGGGGCGTCGGGCGGCTCGCTGATTGGGGTTCTGCGGGATCCACGTGGATCGAGAAATACATCATCTACGCCGGCCTGAACGTCATCGGATACAGCAACCACCTCGCCGCCCGCGAGGGACGAAAAATGCAGAGCGGGATGGTCCATCATTATGCGGCGATCATCATTGCGGGGATCTTCCTCCTGGCATTGGTTGTTCAACTTGTCGTTCAGATGTAG
- the nuoK gene encoding NADH-quinone oxidoreductase subunit NuoK, producing MIPLSAYVAVSAILFMTGLLGVLVRRNFIIVLMSVEIMMNAANINLVAFSHYLESMAGQLVALFIIAIAAGEAAVGLAIIIVVFRGKISTNVDEMNLLKW from the coding sequence ATGATCCCGCTGTCGGCGTACGTAGCCGTGAGTGCCATCCTGTTCATGACGGGGCTCCTTGGCGTACTCGTCAGGCGCAACTTCATTATTGTGCTGATGTCGGTCGAAATCATGATGAATGCGGCCAATATTAATCTTGTCGCATTTTCGCACTATCTGGAATCGATGGCAGGTCAGCTCGTGGCCCTGTTTATCATCGCCATCGCCGCCGGGGAAGCCGCCGTCGGCCTGGCGATCATCATCGTGGTTTTTCGGGGCAAGATTTCTACCAATGTAGACGAAATGAACCTTTTAAAGTGGTAG
- a CDS encoding NADH-quinone oxidoreductase subunit J, with protein MVLVFFAYFALISIAAGVLTVTLRHPVHCALALLALLTHVSGLFILLNAEFLWAVQVIVYVGAILVLYLFVLMLLNLKTDERYFHPSALYFLGPAVLGAVYVIFLLMRSPFSGAKGNAPAAAVLLEGDTYAVGIKMFSDHLLQFEIVGIFLLGAIIGAIVLAKTPKPLDAEKDRL; from the coding sequence ATGGTCTTAGTGTTTTTTGCCTATTTCGCGTTGATCAGTATTGCCGCCGGCGTTCTGACTGTGACCTTACGCCACCCCGTCCATTGCGCTCTCGCCCTGCTCGCATTACTGACGCACGTCTCCGGCCTGTTCATCCTCTTGAACGCAGAGTTCCTGTGGGCGGTGCAGGTCATTGTCTACGTCGGGGCCATTCTCGTGCTGTATCTCTTTGTGTTGATGCTGTTGAACCTCAAAACGGACGAACGCTATTTCCACCCCTCGGCCCTCTATTTTCTCGGACCGGCCGTCCTGGGGGCCGTCTACGTCATCTTTTTGCTCATGCGGTCTCCATTCAGTGGAGCGAAGGGAAATGCTCCGGCCGCGGCCGTGCTGCTGGAAGGCGATACATACGCAGTGGGCATCAAGATGTTCAGCGACCACCTCTTGCAGTTTGAGATTGTCGGCATATTTCTACTTGGAGCTATTATCGGCGCCATCGTTCTGGCCAAGACTCCGAAGCCACTGGATGCGGAGAAAGACCGTTTATGA
- the nuoI gene encoding NADH-quinone oxidoreductase subunit NuoI gives MSVAALTKKILQAALFYEIWDAMKVTFRHMLHRPMTFQYPREHRTIPDAHRGALGLLRYDDGHERCVGCDLCEVACPSHCIKVISGEDMSRPLQRYASEFYIDITKCVFCGYCVEACPVNALAMTKMYEYSTHDKRSLLFDKKRLYDIGERHLEDGKKYLYAHNQEKDVEQSREYRYYFPQSVAKSTQPPPKHLS, from the coding sequence ATGAGTGTCGCCGCCCTGACCAAAAAAATCCTCCAAGCCGCGTTGTTCTATGAAATTTGGGACGCGATGAAGGTCACGTTTCGTCACATGCTTCATCGGCCGATGACTTTTCAGTACCCGCGTGAACACCGGACGATCCCGGATGCGCACCGTGGGGCGCTGGGCTTGCTGCGATACGACGACGGGCACGAGCGTTGTGTCGGCTGCGACTTGTGCGAAGTCGCCTGCCCATCCCATTGCATCAAAGTGATCAGCGGGGAAGATATGTCTCGGCCGCTTCAGCGCTATGCGAGTGAGTTCTACATCGACATCACCAAATGCGTGTTCTGTGGATATTGTGTTGAGGCCTGTCCGGTGAACGCCCTGGCGATGACCAAAATGTACGAATATTCAACCCATGACAAGCGCAGTCTGCTGTTCGATAAAAAGCGGCTGTACGACATTGGCGAACGCCATCTCGAGGACGGAAAAAAATATTTGTACGCGCACAACCAGGAGAAGGACGTCGAGCAGAGCCGCGAGTATCGGTACTACTTTCCTCAATCAGTGGCGAAGTCGACCCAACCACCTCCCAAGCATCTGAGCTGA
- a CDS encoding molybdopterin-dependent oxidoreductase: MGLKPATNPDVEAATIELSIDGKAVTAKDGVSLYDVISMTGKIIPAMCYHYTFDPFGSCGMCLVMQEGKKAPVRSCTAKAAAGMVIRTEGEDLFLARKKAVEKHLSVHPLDCPVCDADGHCELQDMAFQHGVTNLANAKQKFIPEDTRSPVLDFNMNRCIACAECINVCKDVLMIDALQFMKKGGFNQVVPKGDLALDCEFCGDCLAVCPVGAITNKFSKYLYKPWQMKKTTTTCNYCGDGCQMYLETKDAEVVRVTSPLSWKNKWGDRSDTAKGHGGLCVRGRFGFESLDSQSRLVHPLVREGGRLVEKPWLETMHLLVDRVTDIKRKHGADAIAGLVTARCTNEELYLFQKLMRTAFGTNQLDSSARYGHMNFVLASRHAVGLGRTPNDWEDLTKAKAIVIIGSNITETNPLTAVRIKEAMRVYKAQVVTLDSAITNIAKLASHPFLIKPGAEGAVIDGLVKATIDQDLVDEETVGRHPKAFEALKSAVANVSLEQLSAQTGLAAEAFREIAGIFAESPRSIILCAEGIVRRTNGYQNVLKLMDLAWITGKLGRPGCGVNTVTEEPNEQGAVDMGAAPEFFPGQARFDDPGVRERFAKAWDASLPPVGSGANLVEILKRCKSGQIKALYVLGENPLATLPASMEIRAALERLELLIVQDPFLTDTAKLGHFVLPACTYAEKDGTFTNFEGRVLRVRQAMDPLGESLPDWHIMTALANAMECRWEYQSANDIQSEIMKLLPGYYNLGQPRKVTPVPDQCLSNGYATEVKARYRPTPVSAEPTRPFALLMGQLLMHSGKLSTQAAGLIKIAPNTGKLRMNIRDMERLGLQDGAKVRLTSDRGSLQLGVQPDQSIAPGTCFFPEHFNEPPVKDLMTVSVDATTGVPSFKQIWVSVEQA; encoded by the coding sequence ATGGGACTCAAGCCGGCTACGAATCCCGACGTGGAAGCAGCAACGATCGAGCTGAGCATCGACGGCAAAGCTGTGACAGCGAAGGACGGGGTGTCGCTCTACGACGTCATTTCCATGACCGGCAAGATCATCCCGGCCATGTGTTACCACTATACGTTCGATCCGTTCGGCTCTTGCGGCATGTGTCTCGTGATGCAAGAAGGGAAAAAGGCCCCTGTTCGGTCTTGCACCGCCAAGGCGGCGGCGGGAATGGTGATCCGTACCGAAGGAGAAGATCTGTTCCTCGCCCGCAAGAAAGCCGTCGAGAAGCATCTGTCCGTGCATCCCCTCGATTGTCCGGTGTGCGACGCAGACGGCCATTGCGAACTGCAGGACATGGCCTTCCAGCACGGCGTGACCAACCTGGCCAATGCCAAGCAAAAATTCATTCCGGAAGATACGCGTAGTCCGGTGCTCGATTTCAACATGAATCGCTGCATTGCCTGCGCGGAATGCATCAATGTCTGTAAGGATGTGTTGATGATTGACGCCTTACAGTTCATGAAAAAGGGCGGATTCAACCAAGTGGTCCCCAAAGGGGACCTGGCTCTCGATTGCGAATTCTGCGGGGACTGCTTGGCGGTGTGTCCTGTCGGCGCCATCACAAACAAGTTTTCCAAGTATCTGTATAAGCCTTGGCAGATGAAGAAGACGACGACGACCTGCAACTACTGCGGAGACGGCTGTCAAATGTACTTGGAAACGAAAGACGCCGAAGTGGTCCGCGTGACGTCGCCGTTATCCTGGAAGAACAAATGGGGAGACCGTTCGGACACCGCCAAGGGTCATGGTGGCCTGTGCGTGCGGGGACGCTTTGGATTCGAGAGTCTGGACAGTCAAAGCCGGCTTGTGCATCCGTTGGTTCGCGAAGGCGGCCGGCTCGTCGAAAAGCCCTGGCTGGAAACGATGCATCTGCTCGTGGATCGGGTGACTGACATTAAGCGCAAGCACGGCGCCGATGCCATTGCCGGTCTTGTGACGGCACGCTGCACGAACGAGGAACTGTATCTGTTTCAAAAGCTGATGCGCACAGCCTTTGGAACCAACCAGCTTGATAGTAGTGCCCGCTATGGGCATATGAATTTTGTGCTCGCGTCGAGGCACGCCGTCGGACTGGGGAGAACCCCGAACGATTGGGAAGATCTGACGAAGGCGAAAGCGATTGTGATCATCGGCTCCAACATCACCGAGACGAACCCATTGACGGCCGTGCGCATCAAAGAAGCCATGCGGGTGTACAAGGCTCAGGTGGTGACGCTCGACAGCGCCATTACAAATATTGCCAAGTTGGCCTCGCACCCGTTTTTGATTAAGCCTGGAGCTGAGGGCGCGGTGATCGATGGGTTGGTCAAGGCGACGATCGACCAGGATTTGGTGGATGAAGAAACCGTGGGGAGGCACCCCAAAGCGTTTGAAGCACTCAAGAGCGCGGTGGCGAATGTCTCGTTGGAGCAGCTGTCGGCTCAAACCGGCCTGGCAGCGGAGGCTTTCAGAGAAATTGCGGGCATTTTTGCCGAATCGCCGAGGTCCATCATCCTGTGCGCGGAAGGGATTGTGAGAAGGACGAACGGCTACCAGAACGTCTTGAAGCTGATGGATCTAGCTTGGATTACCGGGAAGCTCGGTCGACCCGGGTGTGGTGTGAATACCGTGACGGAGGAGCCGAACGAACAAGGGGCCGTGGATATGGGCGCAGCCCCTGAGTTCTTCCCGGGACAGGCCCGGTTTGATGACCCCGGCGTGCGTGAACGTTTTGCCAAGGCATGGGACGCGTCGCTTCCTCCTGTCGGGTCAGGTGCCAATCTGGTCGAAATTTTGAAGCGGTGCAAAAGCGGACAGATTAAGGCGTTGTACGTGTTGGGTGAAAATCCGCTCGCGACCCTGCCGGCCTCGATGGAGATACGAGCCGCGCTCGAGCGCCTGGAACTGTTGATCGTGCAGGATCCATTTTTGACGGACACAGCGAAGCTGGGTCATTTCGTGCTTCCGGCCTGCACCTATGCGGAAAAGGACGGCACATTTACGAACTTCGAAGGTCGCGTTCTTCGCGTCCGGCAGGCGATGGATCCGCTTGGAGAGAGTTTGCCGGACTGGCACATCATGACGGCCCTTGCCAATGCCATGGAATGTCGATGGGAATACCAATCGGCCAACGACATTCAAAGCGAGATCATGAAACTATTGCCCGGATATTATAATCTCGGCCAGCCTCGCAAGGTCACGCCCGTGCCCGATCAGTGTTTGTCGAACGGTTATGCCACGGAGGTGAAGGCTCGTTACCGACCGACTCCGGTCTCAGCGGAGCCCACGCGTCCTTTCGCGCTGTTGATGGGGCAGTTGTTGATGCATTCGGGAAAATTGTCGACGCAAGCGGCCGGGCTGATCAAGATCGCACCGAACACCGGAAAGTTACGGATGAATATACGGGATATGGAACGCTTGGGATTGCAAGACGGCGCGAAGGTACGGCTGACCTCGGACCGTGGCTCATTGCAACTCGGCGTGCAGCCCGATCAGTCCATTGCGCCGGGCACCTGCTTTTTCCCGGAGCATTTCAATGAACCACCGGTGAAGGACCTGATGACCGTCTCGGTCGATGCCACGACCGGTGTCCCGTCGTTCAAGCAGATCTGGGTAAGTGTTGAGCAGGCGTAA
- the nuoD gene encoding NADH dehydrogenase (quinone) subunit D produces MAFEDQRTTVYKIHPEHPESETLPTLRTEELLLNMGPQHPSTHGVLKVILELEGERLVKSTPVMGYLHRGVEKLAEDGTYHQFIPHTDRLDYVCAMYNNFAYCRAVEKLMNLQVPERAEYLRTIVAEVQRIIGHQFWLSAQALDIGAMTVFFYCFRDREILLDWFDELCGARLTTSWYRIGGVERDLTPSLIDKLKQFLDYFPPKIDEYQVFLEKNRIWLGRTKGVAVISAEDAVNFGLSGPVLRGSGVDYDLRKYEPYSAYPKCEFSVPVGKNGDTYDRYWIRVMELYESVKIIRQCLEQMQDGPIMADAPSVTLPPKERVFTNLESMIQQFKLFSQGFDAPPGEIYCGTEAHKGELGFYIVSTGGGKPYRLKIRAPSFIHMGAFDHMARGYMISDACTIFGTYDVVMGECDR; encoded by the coding sequence ATGGCATTCGAAGACCAAAGAACGACCGTCTATAAGATTCACCCGGAGCATCCGGAAAGCGAGACGCTTCCGACCTTGCGAACCGAGGAACTCCTGCTCAACATGGGACCTCAACACCCCAGTACGCACGGTGTTCTCAAGGTGATCCTGGAGTTGGAGGGAGAGCGGCTGGTGAAATCCACGCCCGTGATGGGCTATCTCCATCGTGGAGTAGAAAAACTCGCGGAAGACGGGACCTATCATCAGTTCATCCCCCATACCGATCGGTTGGACTATGTCTGTGCGATGTACAACAACTTTGCCTACTGCCGCGCTGTCGAAAAACTCATGAACCTGCAAGTGCCAGAACGGGCGGAGTATCTTCGGACGATTGTTGCGGAAGTCCAGCGCATCATTGGGCATCAGTTTTGGCTGAGTGCCCAGGCGCTTGACATCGGGGCCATGACCGTCTTTTTTTACTGCTTCCGTGATCGGGAAATCCTGCTCGATTGGTTCGATGAACTGTGCGGAGCCCGCCTCACGACCAGCTGGTATCGAATCGGCGGGGTGGAGCGTGACTTGACCCCTTCATTGATCGATAAGCTCAAACAGTTCCTGGACTATTTTCCGCCGAAGATCGACGAGTATCAGGTGTTTCTCGAGAAAAATCGCATTTGGCTGGGACGCACCAAGGGGGTAGCCGTCATCTCTGCGGAAGATGCCGTAAATTTTGGGCTGAGCGGACCGGTTCTGCGTGGGTCCGGCGTGGATTACGACCTCCGCAAGTACGAGCCCTATAGCGCCTATCCAAAGTGTGAATTCAGCGTACCCGTCGGAAAAAACGGTGATACGTACGATCGGTATTGGATTCGAGTGATGGAGCTCTACGAGAGCGTCAAGATCATTCGGCAATGTCTTGAGCAAATGCAGGATGGGCCGATCATGGCGGATGCTCCGAGCGTCACGCTGCCGCCGAAAGAACGGGTCTTCACGAACCTGGAGTCGATGATCCAGCAGTTCAAGCTCTTCTCTCAAGGATTCGACGCTCCGCCAGGGGAAATCTATTGTGGGACAGAGGCGCACAAAGGTGAGCTGGGCTTTTACATCGTCAGTACGGGAGGCGGAAAGCCGTATCGGCTGAAGATTCGCGCCCCCTCTTTCATCCATATGGGCGCGTTCGATCATATGGCCAGAGGCTACATGATTTCGGATGCCTGTACGATCTTTGGGACGTACGATGTCGTGATGGGTGAGTGCGATCGGTGA
- a CDS encoding NADH-quinone oxidoreductase subunit C, with the protein MHPLLQRIQQTFSAGITGLTEWRGDVAVTVSRDKLHEVAQFLHDDPGMDFDYIVHVSSVDWPDDEERFEVVWEFYSIRKRQRIRLKTRVPESDCVVDSLTDLWKGADFMEREVFDMMGIRFRNHPDLRRILMPDDYTEGYPLRKDFPLRGKGWRDTFEFLDEVPK; encoded by the coding sequence ATGCATCCATTATTACAGCGGATTCAGCAGACGTTTTCGGCCGGAATCACCGGCCTGACTGAATGGCGAGGCGATGTGGCCGTGACGGTCTCCCGGGACAAGCTTCACGAGGTCGCTCAATTTCTGCACGACGATCCCGGGATGGATTTTGACTATATCGTTCATGTGAGCTCCGTAGACTGGCCGGACGACGAAGAGCGATTCGAGGTCGTCTGGGAATTCTACTCGATCCGGAAGCGGCAGCGTATCCGGCTCAAGACTCGGGTGCCTGAATCGGATTGTGTGGTTGACTCCTTGACGGATCTTTGGAAAGGCGCCGACTTCATGGAGCGTGAAGTGTTCGATATGATGGGGATCCGATTCCGAAATCATCCGGACCTCCGCCGCATTCTCATGCCGGATGACTATACCGAGGGCTACCCTCTGCGGAAAGATTTTCCACTGCGTGGCAAGGGCTGGCGGGACACGTTTGAATTCCTGGACGAAGTCCCGAAGTAG
- a CDS encoding NADH-quinone oxidoreductase subunit B — MGLIQLGRHDKDGAPDVITGSLEKAVNWARKGSLWPMTFGLACCAIEMMAAVSSRYDMDRFGAGVFRGSPRQSDLMIVAGTVCRRMAPVIRKIYDQMPEPKYVIAMGSCATSGNIYDSYPVVQGVDRFIPVDIYVPGCPPTPEALLDGILKLQERIMQKRVFVTQPEQVKANLKV; from the coding sequence ATGGGATTGATCCAACTGGGCCGCCATGACAAAGATGGTGCTCCGGACGTCATTACGGGGTCTCTGGAAAAGGCCGTCAACTGGGCTAGGAAAGGCTCCCTCTGGCCTATGACCTTCGGGCTTGCCTGCTGCGCCATCGAGATGATGGCTGCCGTCTCCTCACGGTACGACATGGACCGGTTCGGGGCGGGAGTATTTCGGGGTTCTCCGCGCCAGTCGGATTTGATGATCGTTGCTGGTACGGTGTGTCGGCGGATGGCGCCGGTGATTCGAAAGATCTACGATCAGATGCCGGAACCCAAATATGTAATTGCAATGGGATCCTGTGCCACTTCCGGGAACATCTACGACAGCTATCCCGTCGTGCAGGGGGTCGATCGGTTCATTCCCGTCGACATTTATGTGCCCGGCTGCCCTCCGACTCCAGAGGCTCTCCTGGACGGTATCCTGAAGCTGCAAGAGCGCATCATGCAAAAGCGTGTGTTTGTGACTCAACCGGAACAGGTCAAGGCCAATTTAAAGGTCTGA
- the ndhC gene encoding NADH-quinone oxidoreductase subunit A — MSGTEILFEYLTRFFPVFLFIFVTLVFGVLTLLVSYFVQPRYPEPEKLSTYECGSEPFSDARMPFPVRYYIFAMLFVIFDIEVIFLYPWAVVFTKIGVIGLIEMLIFIGLFIVAYVYAWRKGALEWD, encoded by the coding sequence ATGAGCGGAACCGAAATTCTCTTCGAGTATCTGACACGATTTTTCCCGGTCTTTCTGTTTATCTTCGTGACGCTGGTTTTTGGAGTGTTGACCTTGCTCGTCAGTTATTTTGTGCAGCCCAGATACCCGGAACCTGAAAAGTTGTCGACCTACGAATGTGGATCCGAGCCATTTTCTGACGCCCGTATGCCGTTCCCTGTTCGGTACTACATTTTTGCGATGTTGTTTGTCATCTTTGATATCGAAGTCATCTTTCTGTACCCGTGGGCGGTGGTCTTCACCAAGATCGGGGTGATTGGGCTGATCGAAATGCTGATCTTTATCGGGCTGTTCATCGTGGCGTACGTGTATGCCTGGCGAAAAGGCGCATTGGAATGGGACTGA
- a CDS encoding OmpA family protein, translated as MKTLTSLILVLCSGIGLSIDGALGQTPDLDSVRVTDGALAFSTGAIQKSSPIDGTVNLITGDNQSSGNRMLLGKRDSLYLKLNNPTDVAVGDLFTVYRRVRKVFHPVTREYLGFVVNRSAVVKVTAADHALTTAEAVLSYGPISPGDPVARFVPPTPDADMSPVSDVSDLEGMIVELQADRPMTLVSQYNVVYLDRGREDGLKTGDLIDIHRYSAGLPPRKIGQLKVLSTEPHTAAAKVLKANTRVMKGDRFKLVGHSALTIPPVAATPASPAPQAGEAVPTDLIASRLKLQDASGQSRLNLGELAKFLHYDSGDAAITYESYKVLDQLIEYLRTSGDTRMIRIEGHTDSVEIGPSLKSRYPSNWELSRVRANGVLRYLVEKGGVDSARIRAVGLGDTKPTATNAVEEGRTKNRRVEIVLHTPESDPPASKLEVQSPVSPLGANPSGLSARDNSDQPLTPTAAADRAGSPGRGTLSVGDSSQISAKDGSDGANNPNASGTISTEINKQDTPQQQPAGGSPTE; from the coding sequence ATGAAAACCTTGACGTCCCTGATCTTGGTCCTGTGTTCGGGCATCGGCCTTTCGATCGATGGCGCACTCGGACAAACCCCAGACCTCGATTCCGTCAGGGTTACCGATGGCGCGCTGGCCTTTTCCACCGGCGCCATCCAGAAAAGCTCCCCTATCGATGGTACCGTGAACTTGATCACAGGTGATAATCAATCCTCGGGCAATCGAATGCTTCTCGGTAAACGGGATTCCCTCTACCTGAAACTGAACAATCCGACAGATGTGGCAGTTGGAGATCTGTTTACCGTGTATAGAAGAGTCCGCAAGGTATTCCATCCCGTGACCAGGGAGTATCTGGGTTTTGTCGTGAATCGTTCAGCGGTCGTAAAGGTGACTGCCGCTGATCACGCCCTCACAACGGCGGAGGCCGTCCTCAGCTACGGACCGATTTCCCCTGGAGACCCGGTCGCGCGGTTTGTTCCTCCGACTCCAGACGCAGACATGAGCCCCGTGTCGGACGTGTCCGACCTCGAGGGCATGATCGTCGAACTTCAGGCCGACAGGCCGATGACACTGGTTTCACAATACAATGTCGTGTACCTGGATCGTGGAAGGGAAGATGGACTCAAGACCGGTGATCTCATAGACATCCACCGTTATAGCGCCGGACTCCCTCCTCGAAAAATCGGCCAACTCAAGGTGCTGTCGACGGAACCACATACGGCAGCCGCGAAAGTTCTCAAGGCCAACACCCGTGTCATGAAAGGGGACCGGTTCAAGCTCGTGGGACATTCTGCACTCACTATTCCGCCCGTCGCGGCGACCCCGGCATCACCCGCACCCCAAGCCGGTGAAGCAGTCCCGACCGATCTGATAGCCAGCAGACTGAAACTGCAAGATGCGTCCGGACAAAGCCGTCTCAATCTTGGGGAACTAGCCAAATTCCTGCACTACGACTCCGGGGACGCCGCCATTACGTACGAGAGTTACAAAGTTCTTGATCAGTTGATTGAGTACTTGCGTACCAGCGGGGATACGAGGATGATCCGAATCGAAGGGCATACGGATAGTGTGGAGATCGGCCCTTCGCTCAAGTCGCGGTATCCGAGCAATTGGGAGCTGTCCAGAGTGCGGGCAAACGGTGTTCTCCGCTATCTCGTGGAGAAGGGCGGCGTGGATTCGGCACGGATCAGGGCGGTGGGACTTGGCGATACGAAGCCGACCGCCACCAATGCGGTAGAGGAAGGCCGCACCAAGAATCGGCGTGTGGAGATTGTTCTCCATACCCCCGAAAGTGATCCCCCGGCCTCCAAGCTCGAAGTTCAGAGTCCCGTGTCACCGCTGGGAGCCAATCCTTCCGGTCTGAGCGCACGTGATAATAGCGATCAGCCGCTCACCCCTACGGCTGCCGCAGATAGAGCCGGTTCCCCTGGTCGGGGAACCCTGTCCGTGGGCGATTCGTCACAGATTTCCGCAAAGGATGGGTCAGATGGCGCCAATAACCCTAATGCGAGTGGCACTATTTCGACAGAGATCAACAAACAAGATACGCCTCAGCAACAACCGGCCGGTGGGAGCCCAACGGAGTAG